Below is a genomic region from Nilaparvata lugens isolate BPH chromosome 3, ASM1435652v1, whole genome shotgun sequence.
CGATGTTGATGAGGCATGTGCTAATTTGCTTGTTCTGCTCATCAAACTTCTTATTAATGTAGTTAATCGCCCGATGACATGATTCAATTGACTTCCCAAGCTCCAACTCCATTTTCTTAATATTCTCCTTCATGGACGTCTGATTTCCTGCAATTACCTCAAGAACTCCTGCGAGTTCTTGGAGAGTCACTTCCTTGTTTCCTGTTGTCGATTCACTAACCATACTTTTGCGACAAGTAGAGGAACAGCTGCTACATAtccaaatttgtttgtttttctttGAATAGTCCGCATCGTCCTTGGTCATTTTCACACATCATATATGAAAATTCGCTTCACAGTCGACACATGAAATCAGTTCACCTGAATTCCGAACGGATTTAAAGCAGATAAGACAAGAcatttttaaatcttcaaataaaatattcactacAGCACGGTTCACTAGcacgaaatattttgttacgTGAAGTTTAAACTTCGCACAGCTGACGCAGCAACCACTCCGATACGACCGCTCTCGTCGAGCTCTCAATCATTACTcatgaaagtttcataatttcataatatatggATTCATATCATAGTGTATGGAGGCGATTCGTTATTATTCTGAAAGTAAGTAGACTGTGGACGCAAAAACATTGGGACTTTTGTACTTTGAAAATAGCTGACCAATattcattttccaataattgaattaatcgGAAGCCTCTCTTGCAAAGATGGGTTGCTATAGAGGAGTGATGAGGGGTGCTTTTGCAGACCATAGTAGTTTTGTCGGGCTGGCTGTGTAGTGGTGCGGGGAGGGGTGTATCGGACTCGACCAAAGTGTCAAAACAGAATGAATGATGATTCGGCGAGGCATGGAGCGGCACGCTACGGCACATTCAtcattattacagtatttataaTAATGCGCGCAATTCTCAATCCCCCCTTTGCTTCTTGGTGAAATTCACTTTCCACGCATACATTTATAACCCAGTCAATACCGGCTACTTCCTCAAAAAACTATTGAAAACCTTTATTATCTACCATCGGTGCATCGATAGAACACCATGATAGGAGGATAATTTTCCCAACGGTCCCAATAATTCCGGCTGGAGCTACTCTTGACATTTAGGATTCAGATCATCCAACTTCCTGCGAATACATACAATGATCAGTGATCAGTTTGCCAACAATGACTAATGGAACTGACGTTCATTAGTTGCAATGTACACAGGAACGAGTGAACCGAATGCAAATCGACTGTAGCTACGATAGCACTCGATGGATAATAAAGAGGCCGCATAGAAATGTTTGGAGCAACGATGATGGGTCAACAGATAACGGAGCACAATAAGCAAACACTTCACCGGCTGGGTCTGAGTTGAGCATCCGATTGTTTGTTCGTCAAGGCCAGACTCCGTCAGCGAATCCTATTGGTTCACATTGTGTTTACCACGCAAATGGATTACACAAAAGTTCAATTGTCGGTTTAAAAGTTCAGTTTGTTCAACGAAAAGATCAATTTGTTAGCTGGAATGCCGTAATTGATTCTTGGAAGTCGATgagtaaataattttttgataacGCTGATCCCAGCAATTTTAAGGTTCATCTGTTTAACACTGATCGGAAAAGCTATAGGAAATCAAGCTGTAGTTGGATTTATTTTATCGCATTTCAAATTTAAACTAACAGCTGATGGATTGCGAtgatttcaatttaataaaaaataatattttttactgtaattcatgaaacttgttttgataacataataaatgaataatttttattatagtCTTTTTATAAGAGCCTTCTAGTcgaccttaattttttgtgattttggcAACATATGAACTTTCTTGGTAGAGCAAACTATTCACATTAGTTTTTGCAAACACGAAATTGCTGATCATTCAGCTGTTAGCCTCCTCAACAAAAATCTTTCCGTTGTAAACAAAAATCGTTAGTCCGAAACATGTAGACAGAACTAACATCTAAACAAAAACAACGTTTAGGCTTTTTTCGGGAGGGTAAATTTATAGTGAAAATGTTTGCAAACGCTGGATTTCGTTTGATTGAGGGAGTAGCTTTAAAATTGCGACTGGTGCAAAGTAGCAGTCACGTGGGTTTACGCGGACTCACGTCAGGTCACGTGGCAATGGTGCGCGGAGGAGGAGCGATGACCTTGATGCGCCAAGATAAGCCCACTGACAAGCCCAGTGTGAGACCTGCCGATTTCCTGACTGAACAGGAGTTTACTGCCTACACTCGTCTGTTCTCTGATATGGATAAGAATAAGGATGGTGCCATCTCTAAGGACGAACTGAAAGACGGGTTGAGAGATTTTATTGGATATGAGGCGTCGGAAAGTGAGCTGAATGAAAGTATGCAGGTTTTGGATAAAAATAAGGACGGCAAAGTTGACATCAAGGATTTTCTGGAACACATGCAGGCAAGGAAGAGCGAGACACGGCTTGAAGCTATCAGGTAATCATAACAATGATAATATTTGTAGTTATTACGATAATATTCTAAATATTCTACCTAAAAATgtcaattcattcaaagttgatttttttgtCTTCAACTGTACTAATATAACTGTAAATTGTGATgagattgtaggcctatttgaaaTAGCATTCTGTaaaattgaaatgcattttgtAAGATTTATTGTGCACTGTGTTGTGTCGgtataatgtttttataaaagtAATATAGGCTACATAAACTATGTACCTACTATGAATGCATTGAAGTAATGTAAGTACTTTTAGGTGATTGTCTATGAATGAACAAACAGATTCAATTTAGTATCATTATTacaacaataaattcattttatgTAGGGCGAAATTGGATAAAGATATTACAGTAAAACTAGTCTAATACAATTTTAGTTTGCATTTCAGTAATTTttcaatggaaaaaataattgaatcgtTTCGAGTAATTTTGAATAGCTTTCTTTTctttgaaagaaaaaacatattttttatcataattctCCTTTTTTACCAACTCTTGAGAATACCATATATTCAAAGCTTTGTTTCATACCtactctttattattattatttagtgtttaatgaatttaaaatattggaattacaaagaaaattaattcattgataacTGGTAGGCTATAATAGTATAATGGGAGGCAATAGGCAACcgtttcaattaaaaaaatagacaAGTTATGTGTAAAGTCACACTTTCTATAGAATATTGCATTCAAATCATTCATACAGTATCTAGCCTATATTTTTTAAGTGGAAACAGtgtgatttattacaattttttagTTGTTTTATATATGATATGGTATTATATATGATCTTATATATGAGACTGcttctaatatttttgtttatatgatgATGCTCTTCTTCATATTCCAGGTTCACATTCGAAATGTGGGACTCAGATTCAGATGGATTTATTGATAAGAATGATTTGAGGAGTATGCTGAGAGCTGTAGGGGAGGAACCGTCTGATGAGAAAATCAACAAGATATTGAACACATCGGATTTAGACAAGGATGGAAGGCTGTCATTCCAAGAATTCAAAGATATCTTTAAAGATAAACAGTTCTAAAGATGGGAAGCTGAGTCAAGagaattttcattgatgacaagaaattatggaaaatattattaagagACTAGACAATTATGACCAGATTATAAAAGACTGACCATTGCTTACATCAAAGGTCAGAAGTCATAAAAACCAACAGGAGGCTAATACAGACAAGTTTGTTGTTTATGcttaaattaatgtgaaattaaaCGCTTTCGTATAAaagtttcatttattttcaacttacaacttttttctttgatttttattgaatgaataagatttttgcataataattattctgcagAGGTTATAATCTTCTAGTGTTTTattggtatatattttttatttttgtgaatgttTCCAAACTTTTACAATAACCTGCAGAAATATCAGAAGATTTTTCTAAACGAATGTTGAACTGAGATTAGTAACTGGAATTGGACATTTGTAAAGATTTAAAAGAGAAAAGTGTTCGTGATATTACTAGAGGTTTAACATACTTGTACAATCTTGTGCAAATGCGTTCAAAATCAGTATTCCAATGTGGTACGTGGCTGactcaacttgaaaaaaataattcattagtGTTGTTAATTTTCCCTCTGCCATCCACCTCTTGACTGTAACCCTATGAAATCTACTAAGTTTTATTTCCA
It encodes:
- the LOC111052625 gene encoding calmodulin; the encoded protein is MFANAGFRLIEGVALKLRLVQSSSHVGLRGLTSGHVAMVRGGGAMTLMRQDKPTDKPSVRPADFLTEQEFTAYTRLFSDMDKNKDGAISKDELKDGLRDFIGYEASESELNESMQVLDKNKDGKVDIKDFLEHMQARKSETRLEAIRFTFEMWDSDSDGFIDKNDLRSMLRAVGEEPSDEKINKILNTSDLDKDGRLSFQEFKDIFKDKQF